A region of Schistosoma mansoni strain Puerto Rico chromosome 1, complete genome DNA encodes the following proteins:
- a CDS encoding cathepsin B-like peptidase (C01 family), whose translation MILLLITTIIIVLFVDNENCHLIQQNKTYFHPLSDQLITFINKHAFGAVESMSDRICIHSKNKISVELSAINLLSCCTRCGFGCRGGIPGMAWDYWKYEGIVTGGSNETHTGCQPYPFPECNHHSSSKSYPPCESYYFPTPECHETCQDDYGKPYKKDKFYGKSSYNVASEEISIMKEILLNGPVEGGFYVYEDFLNYKSGVYKHITGSYLGGHAIRIIGWGIQQNHIPYWLCANSWNNQWGDQGYFKILRGTNECGIESMVTAGLPNLHK comes from the exons ATGATATTACTacttattactactattatcattGTATTATTTGTGGATAATGAAAACTGTCATCTCattcaacaaaacaaaacatattttcatCCACTTTCTGATCAATTAATCacatttatcaataaacat GCTTTTGGAGCTGTTGAATCAATGAGTGATCGTATCTGTATTCATTCTAAAAATAAAATCTCTGTAGAGTTAAGTGCTATTAATCTATTAAGCTGTTGTACAAGATGTGGTTTTGGTTGCCGTGGTGGTATTCCAGGAATGGCATGGGATTATTGGAAATATGAAGGTATTGTTACAGGTGGATCAAATGAAACACATACAGGATGTCAACCATATCCATTCCCTGAATGTAATCATCATTCAAGTTCAAAAAGTTATCCACCATGTGAAAGTTATTATTTTCCAACACCAGAATGTCATGAAACTTGTCAAGATGATTATGGAAAACCCTATAAGAAAGATAAATTTTATG gtaaaagttcttATAATGTAGCCAGTGAAGAAATTTCAATCATGAAAGAGATTCTATTAAATGGTCCAGTTGAAGGTGGATTTTATGTATATGAAGATTTTCTTAATTATAAATCTGGTGTTTATAAACATATAACTGGTTCATATTTAGGTGGTCATGCTATACGTATCATTGGTTGGGGTATACAACAAAATCATATACCCTATTGGTTATGTGCTAATTCATGGAATAATCAATGGGGTGATCAAggatattttaaaattttacgCGGTACAAATGAATGTGGCATTGAATCCATGGTAACAGCTGGTTTACcaaatttacataaataa